TTAGACACTGATCCTTATGGAGGGCCCATTTCTCGGTGGGGCTGTATCCCATATCTTGTTTGAAAAAGGGGTATCATATATTGTTCACAATAGCAGGTAGACAAGATCTTTGACTGATATTTGGACACATGATCTCTCTATTACAACCTTATTCTCCTTTGTCTTCTCAACTTGCAGGGATCAATTCACAAAACTAGTTCACTTTTACAAGGAGGGGGAATGAGAGATTGGGTTCTGGAGACATTTTGTCCAAAATAAATCTTCAGACAATGGGAACTACTTAATATGTTGAACTAAGTACCATATTATTAGCTGCGGATGGAAACAAGGGTTGAATGTGTTCAAGCAAAGTGCAGACAGTATAGAAACAGGGGCCAATCTATGTATAGATACTTGACTGTGAGGAATGTTTCAAGCTACAATGCACAGAAAATTTGGAACTGCAAAATGCCCTTGGAGGTAAATATTTTCCTATGGCAAGCATTGCATGAAAAGATCCAATCAGCTGCAGAAGAGAAGGGAAAAAATAACTGGCAGTGGGGTGAATTCTGTGCTCTATGTGGCAAGTTTGAAAGTGTAAATCACATATGTTTCATTGCTTCACAACATTCAAGTAGTCTTGCATCAAAGGAGAGTGCAACTTGGATGCAAACCCTAGGTCTCTGGTGGATTTTCTATATATTGGGAGTTACTTCTCTTTGGGGACAATTCAGTTTTGCAGAGGTTTTCTGGGCTATTTTGCACATCAGAAATAAAACAGGGTTAACAAATTCCCTAACAAATCTATACATATATTATTACTCATTTCTAGCTAATTTGGAGCGGTGGAAACTGCTTCTAGAAGGCTATTCAAAAGAGATTCCTAAATAACCTCATAGTACGTGCAAAACTAAACGACATACTTGCGACAACTCCTCAGCCAATGCTATAATTGTCAGGGTTGTAACTTGTATCATGAAGCAAAATCAAAACAAGCTAAAACATTCCCAGCGAAATGAGACTAGTCAACTTCCATCTCATCTCGTTGCCCTTATCCTACTCCCATTCCATCTAACCTCGCCTCGAGATGTAATTGCTACCGACACTAAAAAACCCATAAACCTTACGGCTTCATTTGGGAGGAGGGCCAGATATACCCAGGGTCCGGAAGCCCGCACGGGGATTTTAGTGGACCTCTGCTTTCCAGGGAGGCCTTCCCCCGTCCCCTCCCCCATCATTTGGAAGCAGGGCTGATTAGCCCAGGGTGTGTTTTGTCTATTGATTTGAACGAGGATACACAGCCTATCCTTGGGCTAATAAAGGCAAAGCACTTGTTTTCTCATAATTTTTTTCAACAAGGAAAGTGAATATGGGAGCAAGGAAAACAAGTGTACAAacataaaaaaaaattatatcagAAAAATCGAAAAAAGATCAACGGAAGTTATGAGAAAAATAATACATCATTAGCACTGGTGATAGAAGGCTAATAATGCATCGACATGGACTTAAAAATACacatagaaatatgccaaaatcAAGGAAAAATGGAAAATTCAAAGAACGCAAGAGAGATAAAAAATCAGTTAACTTAGAAAATAATTACATGCTCTGTATCATCATTAGCACTTAAATAAAACTCAGTACTCTATACAGAACTTGACTCTGAACATAGGTTTCAACATGACATTCTTCAGTTTTTGTCTGAATAATGATGATGCGGTATTACTTCTGAAGCCAACTCAAATAGAGCATCAGACAAACTAACAAGTTGATTAAGGAGACACATCATGCGCCATCACAATACGTAATTAACAACTAGTATGTTCATCAAAATAAATGAGCTATGAATGCAATGTTGACCCAGTATTGTCCTCCTTTTGGGTGTTGGCCGACTCCATCTCTAATTTCCCTGCACCATGACAGCATACCTCAGTGCTTAGGATACACATACAAAGACAGAAACATACTTAGATCTTTAGACTCTTTATAAAATTGGAACTCTGTACAAGTAGAACATCTGGTCATGTTCTAACACTACACCAGGAGCTAAAAGCTAGGAGCCAGTGACCACTATGTACTTGCTGGTGATAGCACATTAACCAAACCTTACACCATTAAATTTAATACAAAAGTTACTACTAATTCTACCACTAGGCAGATCAAATCTTTCCCATGGAAATGCAGATAAGAATATAGATAACTCTATGTTGGTAGCACATCACCACTACAAGTCAGTCCAATGAAATCCAACAAGATATAATTGCACTGCAAGTACACTGCAGTTTCATAATAGATTAAAGCTTGCATCTTTCACTGGCCACACTGAAACAGGAAATATAGACAGTAGTGTACTCAAACGTGGGTTTACCTTTGAAACAGAATCGCACTTCTCCACCAGTTAGTCACTGGGACATCTGCAATTAATGAGGCAAGAATCATCTCAGAATACAAGTTTAGTTTAGATGATCTAATGCTACAAGAGAAGAACACTAAGACAACAAGCAAACATACCTGTGAAATTTTTTTCTTTAGCCAAACTAGTCGAACAGCTAGATTTTTTGTCATCATAAATATCTGTCGATTCATCTCAGATTGAAAGAGCTCATTAGCATCTGCCTTCTGCTCAATAGTTAGGTCTTCTATGGTATCCACGACAGCAATGCACTTTTCTACGGAATAgtcatcttcttttttcttcttctcatctagtTTTTCCTGATTTTTCTCCATTTGGATCTTTCTCAAGTCTATGAATTCGCCGAGTTTAGCTGACATTTGACTTTGCTTGCGTTTTTTTCCACTAGCACTTGCTCCCTCCTCTAGATTGAGATAGGGTGGTGCAGATTGCACTTCTGGGCCCTCAATTTGAGAAAAAGGATTTGTACCAAAATTGATGCCAATAGAATCAGAGCCAGCAGCCGTGTTCTGTGTACTTTGCTCAGAGTGACTTCTTTCAATTGGAGGTTGTGCTGTCATGTTAGGTGGCTCGGTTGATGTAAAATTCAAATCTCCAGTGGCTATACTTCCTATCAATACACATCACAGATGCACTCTTAGGTATTATTCAAAGTTATTCAGCACCATAGGCACATGTTTATCAATTCAGATTTACGATACAGCTAGCTCATGAATACAGCACCACAAAAATTGTATTCAtgaggaaacaaaggaaaattaccTATAGGTGTTAGGATTCTAAAGACTGATGGGGCTCAATTACAGGTGCAGCAGTAAGACTTTGGTTTCACTGATTTCATAATGATATGTTAGCTGTTGATCCAATTGAAACCAGTAGCTTGATGCAGTGGTGGATTCTAAATATGACTATGTTGTGGCTTGCCTAGATCAGTGGTGGatataagaaaaaaagaaagCAAAAAGGGGGAA
The nucleotide sequence above comes from Miscanthus floridulus cultivar M001 chromosome 18, ASM1932011v1, whole genome shotgun sequence. Encoded proteins:
- the LOC136522439 gene encoding uncharacterized protein, which codes for MSTSQGTRAAWTYTYEKGLVDVMKEHVNIPMYRAQNGWTADGWRNIAKRFNETFPLAHFSKQQMQEKEKELKGNYRTVRDARKESGVGWNETLSMIIAEPKKWEDLIEKYPKVSKFQKKPLPLYEHLASLYAGSIATGDLNFTSTEPPNMTAQPPIERSHSEQSTQNTAAGSDSIGINFGTNPFSQIEGPEVQSAPPYLNLEEGASASGKKRKQSQMSAKLGEFIDLRKIQMEKNQEKLDEKKKKEDDYSVEKCIAVVDTIEDLTIEQKADANELFQSEMNRQIFMMTKNLAVRLVWLKKKISQMSQ